The following DNA comes from Spirochaetales bacterium.
GTATTGTCGGTGAACTCGATACGACGGTGATCATGATCGCGGGAAATCATGATAATCCGAAACGGGTCGGATTCGGCTCAAAGCTGTTTGTAAAAAACAATCTTCATATTACGGGAACCATGGCCGACACCGTTCGGCCGGTCACTATATCGGACGAATACGGACCGGTACGCTTTTATCCGGTTTCGTATATGGAACCGCACGAAGCGAGGGAAATACTCGCAGATGACGGGATACACACGCATGAGGAGGCGATGCGTGCGTGGATATCCCGGATTGCGGCAATGCATCCGGGCCGGGACCGTTCGGTCGTCATTGCTCACGCATTTCTGGCCGGAGGAGAGGAGAGCGATTCGGAACGGCCCCTTTCCGTCGGCGGCGCGGGGAGTGTCGACGTATCGCTTTTTTCGCGGTTTTCATATGCCGCCATGGGGCACCTCCACAAACCGCAGAAAGCCGGTACCGGGCACATCCGGTATTCGGGATCGCTTCTCAAATACAGTTTTTCCGAAGCGGATCATAAAAAATCGGTAAGTATGATCGAGATCGGCCGTGACGGGGAGTGCCGGATATCGGAAATTTCGCTTCCGGTTCTCCACGACGTCCGCAGACTCACGGGTCTTTTCGATGATCTTCTTTCCACCCCTGTGTCGGAGAAAGGGAAGCATGACTATATAATGGCGACGCTTCTTGACAGGGGGGTTATCCTCGATCCGATGAAGCGGCTCAAAACCGTCTATCCGAACCTTCTCCATATCGAACGCCCCGTTTTCGGGCCGGAGCCGGTTGACGGGAGAAAGAAGATCGACCACCGGAAAATCGACGACCGTGACCTTTTTGCCTCCTTTTATTCACAGGTGACGGGTTTCTCTCTTGAAGACAATGAAGCCGAAGCTTTTGAAGCGGCCATGGAAAAGATCGGAAACCAGGAAAGGAACCATTAGGGTATGCGCCCCGTTATACTTACCCTCCAGGCGTTCGGGCCGTTCGCGGACAAAGAGACGATAGACTTTCGTCTGCTCGGCGATTCTTCCTTTTTTCTCATATCGGGTCCGACGGGCGGGGGAAAGACGACCATTCTCGACGGAATCACCTTTGCCCTGTACGGGGAATCTTCCGGTTATGACCGCGAAGTTCGTTCGATGAGAAGCGATTATGCGGATTCGGACGTTTCCACTGAAGTCACTTTTGACTTCACACTCGGAGAAAGGCGGTATCGTGTGTTCCGCAGCCCGGAGCAGGAGCGGCCCAAAAAACGCGGCGAGGGGGTATCGGTGAAGAAGGCGGAGGCGGCGATATGGGACAGGTCGAAATGTCTCGACGACAGCGATGAAGGGCACGTGATGGCGAGCGGGTATACCGACGTGACCCGGAAGGCGGAAGAGATCCTCGGTTTTAGGAGCGACCAGTTCAGACAGGTGATCGTTCTTCCTCAGGGCAGGTTCAGGGATTTCCTGTGCGCCGGATCCTCGAGAAGGGAAGAGATACTCGAAACCCTGTTTCGGACGGAACGGTTCCGCCTTATACAGGAATATCTCAAGGAAACGGCAAAGGATCTCGAGCGGGAATATCGGACAATTGACGGGCAAAAGGAAACGCAATTGCTGCGCGCCGGGGCCGGATCGATAGAAGAACTCGAAAAGCGGATTGAGGAACTCGATCGGGACTTGACCGCCGCGGCCGATTCCCTCGACAGACAGCGCGTCGTCGAAGAGGAAGCCCGGAAGGAAGTGGATGGGGCACGGCAAACCATGCTGAAACTCTCCGAGGCTGATGAAGCTGCGATGGTACTCGGAAAACTCGATGCACTGAAGGCGGAGATGCGGGAAAAGGAAGCGACCCTTGCCGGTGCCGGAAAGGCCTCCAATTTGACCGGAAGGGAAAATGAACTGAGGAAATGCAGTGACGATTACAGGCAGATGGAAGAGCGGGTGAGTGAGTTCCGGGCTGCCCTCGAAAGGGCGGAGGAAGAAGAAAAAACGGCGTTGCGGGATATGGAAACGGAGGAAGGCAGAAAAGACGAACAAAAGGAACGGGAAGAAGAAATACGACGGCTTACCGAAACGGAAGCAAAGCTTTCGGAAATAAACGAGAAAAAAGAAATACTGAAAACGATCGGGGAGGAACTGGGGATACTCGCAGAAAAGGAGAAAGCAGCAGCGGAAGCGGTCGCGGAATTGAAAACGAAGATAGAGGATAAGAAGGCCGAGCAGGTGGACGTCGAAAAGGCAAAGGCGGGACTCACCGCGCTCGTACGGCGGCGTGAGGAAATAATTCAGGCGATAAAAAACCGGAGGGAACTTGATTCGCTCAATAAAGCCCGCTCCGAACATATGGAGATACTCGGAAAGGCCGCATCAGAATCCGAAGCCGCGGCGGGGAGGTACCGCGTGCTGCGAAACGAGATAGAACAGCTCGTTCTTCTCCGTGAAAAGGGACAGGCGGGAATCCTCGCGGGAAAACTCATTGATGGGAAACCGTGTCCGGTATGCGGATCCACGGTACATCCGTCTCCCGCGGCCGTCAATGATTGTATCCCGGAAGAGGAAGAAATCAGGGAAAAACGAAAACAACTCATAGCCTGCGAGAGGGAAAAAGAAAAATACGGCGGCGAGGAAAAGAGACTGTCGCAGATGATCGCGGAGTTCGAAGGCAAAATCGCGGTACTCCTCGATTTTCCCGGTGACGTGAAAGAGAAGTCACAGGATGAATTGCAGGAGGAGCTTGCCGGGTTCGAGGCGGAGTATGAAAAAGCCCTGGCTATATCGGAAAGCGGCGAGGCAATCTCGAATGAGCAAAAAAGGCTGGCCGAAGAAGCGAAGAGGAAGGAAGAAGAAGCCGTTCTGATTACCGGTGAGATCGCGGAAAAAAGGGAAAAACGGGCCGTTCTGAAAAATATCATCGATTCGAATGAACGTCAAATCCTTGAGGAGTACCGAACGTACGAAGCGGTCGAAGCGGCAAAGACGGATGCAGAACGGGCGTGTGAACGACTCAAGGCGGCGTACGAGGCGGCGAAGTCGAGGCTGCAGAAGGCGTCGGCGGACCGGGCCGCGTCGTCGGCCCGTTTGACGGAGGCGGAGGAAAATTTCAAACAGGTGGCGGCGAGAAAGACGCGGCTCGAGAAGGAGTTTGCCGACGGACTCGAGGCCTTTGGATTCAAAACCCCTGATGAGTATCTGAGTTCACGACGGAGCCGGGAAGAAATGGAGCGGCTCGAAAAGGAAATAAAGGAGTTCGGCGGCAATCTGGCTGCGGCGGAGGAACGGCACGCGCGGGCTTTGAAAGAAGCCGCCGGATTGAAAAGGCCGGATATGGACGGTCTCGAAAACAAAGCGCGGCGTTCGAGGGCTGCGCTCGAGAAAATCATCGAGGAGAAAAGCGATTACCAGAAGAGAAGGGGAGATACCGGGCAATTATTGCGTGAGCTCAGGGATTATGAAGATAGGCTCGAAACCCTCCGCTCGCGGTACAGGATAAGCGCCGCAATTTCGGACGCGGCGAACGGGAAAAACAGAATGAGACTGACCTTTCAGCGTTTTGTGCTGGCCACCCTGCTCGATGATGTCCTCATCGCCTCCTCGAAGCGTTTTTCCCTTGTCAGCAAGGGACGGTTTATCATGCGAAGGTCGGATGAGCCGGCGGACAGGCGTACCGCCTCCGGACTCGAACTCGAGGTCGACGATGCCTATACGGGAAAAAGCAGGAGTGTGTCGACGCTTTCGGGGGGAGAAAGTTTTCTCGCCGCCCTCTCACTTGCCCTCGGGCTTGCCGATGTCGTTCAATCCCATGCCGGGGGTGTGCAGCTCGATACGGTCTTTATCGATGAAGGATTCGGGAGTCTCGATGCGGAATCCCTCGATTACGCCCTCACCTCGCTTTTCAATCTACAGCACGGCGGCAGGCTTGTCGCCGTTATCTCGCATGTTTCCGAATTACGGCAGAGAATCGATACAAGGCTTGAAGTGATCGCGGGAAAGACGGGGAGTACCACCCGTTTCGTCAAGGGGTAAGCCGTGGAACTTCCCTTTCTCCTTGCAAGCGACATCAATGGAAATATCTTCGAACTTCCTCCGTACCGGATGACGGGAATGAGTCTCGATACTCCGGTGCTGCCCGATGCGGAGGCGCTTATCGAACTTCCCTACGGAAGCAACCTGTACATGCTTCCCGGAAGGATTCCCGTGGGGTATGATCCCGAAAAGAAATCCTTTGTCGAAATACAAGAGTACCGCGGAAATCCCGTTTTTCCGGTTGCCGCTTTTATGGCGCCGGCATACATGCAGGTATTGCGAACTGCATACCGCACACCGGAATCCGCTCCGCCGCTTCCACTCTTTGCCTACACCGCATGCGGATGGAAGGAAGAACATTTTTATTCATGCGGTATACGGATCGATCGCGATATCCGCCAGGACCTCGCGTTGTTCGATCTCGACGATATACGGAAAAGGGCAATGAAGCTGCGCAGGCGGTATTCACACAACAGACTCATCCTGCATCTCATCGACAATTGTGTTCTGCGATACGGGTGTCCCGCCGCCCGTAATTTCGTTCTTTCACGGTGGGAGTGTCCCGCACCGACAAGTCCTTACTGCAATGCGCGGTGCATCGGCTGTATCTCGAAGCAACCGTGTGAAAGCGGAATGTGCGCTTCACAGGACAGAATCGGGTTCGTGCCGGATGTCACCGACATTGTAGAGCTCGCGATGCATCATCTGAATGCCGCCCCCCTGCCTGTGATAAGTTTCGGACAGGGGTGTGAAGGAGAACCGCTTCTGACAGGGGATGTTATCGAAGGATCGATTCGCGAAATCAGAAAAAAAACCGGCTGCGGCATTATCAATATCAATACGAACGGCAGCAGGCCCGATGTGGTCGAACGCCTTCTGAATGCGGGGCTCGACAGTATCCGCGTAAGTCTCAGTTCGGCACAGGATGAGTTTTACCGCCGTTACCACAGGCCCCAGGGTTATTCGTTCGGGGATGTCATTGAGTCCTTGCGGCTCGTGAGAAAGTTCGGAAAATGGGTCTCTGTCAATTATTTCATTTTTCCCGGCTTTACCGATCATGTCTCGGAGATAACGGCACTTGAAAAGCTCGTCAACGACGTCCCGATCAATATGATTCAAACCCGCAACCTCAATATAGATCCGGATATCTATATGGGGGAGACAGGGTGCCGCGAACTCGGTCATGAATCAATCGGGCTTTTACCATGGATCACTCATATAAAGACAACCTTTCCCTGGATAAAATTCGGTTATTTTAATCCGCCGCGGGAAGAGATGAAGACGATTCACTTCAGGTAGGAGATGTTTTTTTATCCGGTTCCTCTGAAAGCGCCCTATAAGACGATTGTATTACAAAAGGGATAGGAAAAATATATATTTATATGTTGAGGATATATTTATCTTGACATCCGTAAAAACCAATGATAGTATATAGGGGTTATTGCAACGGTATATTATCTTGAAGAAACCGTCTCCTTTTTGGTGACGGACTTTTATGTTAATAATGGTTTACGAAAACAGCCGTGCGTTTTACATCGGTATAAAAAAACAATAGAATGAGATTTTCCCGAACAGTGGAACGATTCGATCAAAAAAAAGAGGAACAGAAAAAATGAATGGCACTAAACTCGATACAATACTGCTCGTTGAGGATAACGACGATCATATCGAACATACGCTGGACGCGATCTCGGAAGCCGGACTTGCCCGTAGAATAGAAGTGGTGAAAGACGGGGAAGCCGCCCTGAACTATATGTTCCGTACGGGAAGGTACGAAAATCCCGAATTTTCTCCGCGGCCTTCGCTTATTCTTCTCGACATCAATTTGCCGAAAGTCAATGGTTTCGAAATACTCAGGAGAGTGAAAACACATCCGCGGTTTTATACGATACCGGTGATTCTTTTGACATCCATGATAAGCTCGTCGTATATCGAACGGGGTACGTCATTGGGAACGAACGATATCATTCTCAAACCGGTCAGCGTGGATATCTTTGTCCGAAAGCTGAAAGGGCTTGCCGTTTACTGGGCGCGAATAAGCAGTCTTGCCGGGATCTGAGGTGAATCCGTCTACCGCTGTGTAAAAAACTTCTGATCGACCGCCACGGCAACAAGGATGACGATATCCTGCGGGATCGATTCATCGACTGTGATTGAAAACTTGTCCCTGAAAGCGAATTCTTTTGAAATGGAAAAAATTTCCTGTCCGGATTCGTCGGAACAGGTGAAATTCCATGCGGTCAGACTGCCTTTCGCGTGATAGACCTTCTCTCCGATGGTCAGGCTGAATTTCTTGAAAAGGGCGATGAAGGGAAACTGAATCGTGGCTTCGACATTTCCGTCCGTCGTCTCAATGGAAAATCCCGTTCGAAACAGATTCCCTTTCAGTAATTTTACGACCCCGCCGTCTTCTCCCTCTTTCATCTCGAGTTTGGGTGCCATGGTAAAAATTTTTCCCCGGATGGTATTAATTATCGTATCATCGTGTGCTTTTACCAGATAGGTCGCACCAATACTCATGATTTTCTGCGTCACAGTAAAGGTTTTCATTGATCCTCCCGAAATAACAGATTTGCTGTAAGTATAACGAGGAGTAATCGGATATTCAAGCAAAAAATTCTATAAGCATACTGTAACGGTATTCATCGGCGCCGCTAAAAATCACGTATTCCTCACCCGGACAGGCTGTCTCCAGTATTTTTTACCGTATTTCCATATGATCAAGTGTGCCGCATCGGGTGACAGGGGACATGATAAAAAACACACGTCACTGTCTGGGTAAATCTACCTAGAAACGGGAAATGAAATTGCCGGAAATGAGGTGCCTGTTTACAATAAATGACCGGGGTTGTGTGATGGATGAAAGTAAAAATCATTTTTTAAAAAGGAGGAAACATTCATGAGAACAAGGACTTGCTTCAACCGTCGTTTTAGACGGTACACCCGGACGGTGGTTCTTTTATGTATCGCGGTTATGGTACTGTCTGCCGGGTGCGACATCGACGAGCCGGCCAAAAAGAAACCCACAATTATTTCAGAGAATACCGTTATCCTCGATGATGAAAGTCTCGATCTCATTACGGTGGATCCGGAAAATCCCTTGAACCTTGCCTTTACCGATCTCCCGGCACATAGTGTGATACAAGAACTCAAGACGGGAAATATTATCGTTGCCGGGCCCCACAGAAAAGTGCCCACCGGTTTCTTGAGAAAAGTCGAAAGCGTTACAAAAAGCGGCAATGAGGTAATCGTGAGAACGTCGAACGCGAAACTCGGCGATGCTATCGAACAGTGCCGACTCCGTGAAACGGTGCCGGTGGCGGTGACCGATTCGCCGCGTACCGGCTATACGACCGGCAGGGGCGTTACCTATGTCGAAATCAAGGGGGGGAACATCGACATGGTGAAACAGATCGAGGTTAACGGAGTGGAGCTCACAGCGTCATTTTCACTCGAACCGAAAGCGGTGATCGAACTCG
Coding sequences within:
- a CDS encoding response regulator is translated as MNGTKLDTILLVEDNDDHIEHTLDAISEAGLARRIEVVKDGEAALNYMFRTGRYENPEFSPRPSLILLDINLPKVNGFEILRRVKTHPRFYTIPVILLTSMISSSYIERGTSLGTNDIILKPVSVDIFVRKLKGLAVYWARISSLAGI
- a CDS encoding SMC family ATPase — its product is MRPVILTLQAFGPFADKETIDFRLLGDSSFFLISGPTGGGKTTILDGITFALYGESSGYDREVRSMRSDYADSDVSTEVTFDFTLGERRYRVFRSPEQERPKKRGEGVSVKKAEAAIWDRSKCLDDSDEGHVMASGYTDVTRKAEEILGFRSDQFRQVIVLPQGRFRDFLCAGSSRREEILETLFRTERFRLIQEYLKETAKDLEREYRTIDGQKETQLLRAGAGSIEELEKRIEELDRDLTAAADSLDRQRVVEEEARKEVDGARQTMLKLSEADEAAMVLGKLDALKAEMREKEATLAGAGKASNLTGRENELRKCSDDYRQMEERVSEFRAALERAEEEEKTALRDMETEEGRKDEQKEREEEIRRLTETEAKLSEINEKKEILKTIGEELGILAEKEKAAAEAVAELKTKIEDKKAEQVDVEKAKAGLTALVRRREEIIQAIKNRRELDSLNKARSEHMEILGKAASESEAAAGRYRVLRNEIEQLVLLREKGQAGILAGKLIDGKPCPVCGSTVHPSPAAVNDCIPEEEEIREKRKQLIACEREKEKYGGEEKRLSQMIAEFEGKIAVLLDFPGDVKEKSQDELQEELAGFEAEYEKALAISESGEAISNEQKRLAEEAKRKEEEAVLITGEIAEKREKRAVLKNIIDSNERQILEEYRTYEAVEAAKTDAERACERLKAAYEAAKSRLQKASADRAASSARLTEAEENFKQVAARKTRLEKEFADGLEAFGFKTPDEYLSSRRSREEMERLEKEIKEFGGNLAAAEERHARALKEAAGLKRPDMDGLENKARRSRAALEKIIEEKSDYQKRRGDTGQLLRELRDYEDRLETLRSRYRISAAISDAANGKNRMRLTFQRFVLATLLDDVLIASSKRFSLVSKGRFIMRRSDEPADRRTASGLELEVDDAYTGKSRSVSTLSGGESFLAALSLALGLADVVQSHAGGVQLDTVFIDEGFGSLDAESLDYALTSLFNLQHGGRLVAVISHVSELRQRIDTRLEVIAGKTGSTTRFVKG
- a CDS encoding radical SAM protein, yielding MELPFLLASDINGNIFELPPYRMTGMSLDTPVLPDAEALIELPYGSNLYMLPGRIPVGYDPEKKSFVEIQEYRGNPVFPVAAFMAPAYMQVLRTAYRTPESAPPLPLFAYTACGWKEEHFYSCGIRIDRDIRQDLALFDLDDIRKRAMKLRRRYSHNRLILHLIDNCVLRYGCPAARNFVLSRWECPAPTSPYCNARCIGCISKQPCESGMCASQDRIGFVPDVTDIVELAMHHLNAAPLPVISFGQGCEGEPLLTGDVIEGSIREIRKKTGCGIININTNGSRPDVVERLLNAGLDSIRVSLSSAQDEFYRRYHRPQGYSFGDVIESLRLVRKFGKWVSVNYFIFPGFTDHVSEITALEKLVNDVPINMIQTRNLNIDPDIYMGETGCRELGHESIGLLPWITHIKTTFPWIKFGYFNPPREEMKTIHFR
- a CDS encoding exonuclease SbcCD subunit D; this encodes MRIIHTADWHLGKLFYGISLTDDQSAILDELVLLLKDEKPDVLVVSGDIYDRAVPPSEAVSLLDDILYRIVGELDTTVIMIAGNHDNPKRVGFGSKLFVKNNLHITGTMADTVRPVTISDEYGPVRFYPVSYMEPHEAREILADDGIHTHEEAMRAWISRIAAMHPGRDRSVVIAHAFLAGGEESDSERPLSVGGAGSVDVSLFSRFSYAAMGHLHKPQKAGTGHIRYSGSLLKYSFSEADHKKSVSMIEIGRDGECRISEISLPVLHDVRRLTGLFDDLLSTPVSEKGKHDYIMATLLDRGVILDPMKRLKTVYPNLLHIERPVFGPEPVDGRKKIDHRKIDDRDLFASFYSQVTGFSLEDNEAEAFEAAMEKIGNQERNH